One genomic segment of Intestinimonas butyriciproducens includes these proteins:
- the lysA gene encoding diaminopimelate decarboxylase: MMETKNGRLFFDGCDVTELAKKYGTPLYVYSQTAIERRFDELRRDFLDRWPGSRVAYAAKAFCTTGMCRLVERAGMCVDVVSGGELYTALAAGFPPERIEFNGNNKLPGELELAVDRGVGRIIVDGAHELEAIEALCAARGKRMKVLYRVTPGVKADSHDYIVTGKKDSKFGFPLDEDVIYPAVERAVAAPHVDFLGFHFHIGSQLFDASPYLQAVEAVLELVRQVRDRFGVRVSELNLGGGFGITYTTEERRPYRYYLDPMLERIAACFDALELPRPAVVIEPGRSIVGDAALSLYTVGAIKEIAGVRKYVAVDGGMTDNIRPALYQAVYRGILANKADAAPAETVTVCGKCCESGDILLRDAALPAAESGDILAVLSTGAYGYSMASNYNSNPIPAVVLVKDGRDELMVRRQSYEDLIRNQIIPASLNS, from the coding sequence ATGATGGAAACCAAAAACGGCAGGCTCTTCTTCGATGGCTGTGACGTCACGGAGCTGGCCAAGAAATATGGAACCCCTCTGTACGTCTATTCCCAGACCGCCATAGAGCGCCGCTTCGACGAGCTGCGCCGGGACTTTCTGGACCGCTGGCCGGGAAGCCGGGTCGCCTATGCGGCCAAGGCCTTCTGTACCACCGGCATGTGCCGGCTGGTGGAGCGGGCCGGGATGTGCGTGGACGTGGTGTCCGGCGGCGAGCTCTACACCGCCCTGGCAGCCGGCTTCCCGCCCGAGCGTATCGAGTTCAACGGCAACAACAAGCTCCCCGGCGAGCTGGAGCTGGCCGTGGACCGGGGCGTGGGCCGGATCATCGTGGACGGGGCCCACGAGCTGGAGGCCATTGAAGCCCTCTGCGCCGCCAGAGGAAAGCGGATGAAGGTCCTCTACCGGGTGACTCCCGGCGTTAAGGCGGACAGCCATGACTACATCGTCACCGGCAAAAAGGACTCCAAGTTCGGCTTCCCCCTGGATGAGGATGTCATCTATCCCGCTGTGGAGCGGGCCGTCGCTGCGCCCCATGTGGACTTTCTGGGCTTTCACTTTCACATCGGCTCCCAGCTCTTCGACGCCTCCCCCTATCTCCAGGCGGTGGAGGCGGTGCTGGAGCTGGTCCGACAGGTCAGGGACCGCTTTGGCGTCCGCGTCTCAGAGCTCAACCTGGGGGGTGGATTCGGCATCACCTACACCACGGAGGAGCGCAGGCCCTACCGCTATTATCTGGACCCCATGCTGGAACGCATCGCCGCCTGCTTTGACGCGCTGGAGCTCCCCCGCCCCGCCGTGGTCATTGAGCCGGGCCGCAGCATCGTCGGGGACGCCGCTCTCTCCCTCTACACCGTGGGGGCCATCAAAGAGATCGCCGGCGTGCGCAAATATGTGGCGGTGGACGGCGGCATGACGGACAACATCCGTCCCGCCCTCTATCAGGCCGTCTATCGGGGCATCCTGGCCAACAAGGCGGACGCAGCGCCGGCCGAGACGGTCACCGTCTGCGGCAAGTGCTGTGAATCCGGGGATATCCTGCTCCGGGACGCGGCGCTCCCAGCAGCGGAAAGCGGCGACATTCTGGCCGTCCTCTCCACAGGCGCCTATGGCTATTCCATGGCCAGCAACTACAACAGCAACCCCATCCCCGCAGTGGTCCTGGTCAAGGACG
- a CDS encoding peptide chain release factor 3: MSKYESEISRRRTFAIISHPDAGKTTLTEKFLLYGGAIAQAGVVKGKKNSRAATSDWMEIEKQRGISVTSSVMQFQYEGFCINILDTPGHQDFSEDTYRTLMAADSAVMVIDAAKGVEAQTRKLFKVCVMRDIPIFTFINKMDREARDPFELCEEIEKELGIDTYAVNWPIGCGKDFKGVYDRNKREIIHFTSNGGARQATAVEVGLDDPELDGLIGPAFRTQLQDDIELLDGASCDFDMERVRHGKLSPVFFGSALTNFGVEPFLEDFLRMTTPPLPRQAGEVIVDSMDDEFSAFVFKIQANMNKAHRDRIAFMRVVSGRFDADREVYHVQGGKKIKLSRPQQLMAAEREIIEEAYAGDIIGVFDPGIFSIGDTLCAPGKKFRFDPIPTFAPEHFRRVRPLDTMKRKQFLKGMEQIAQEGAIQIFKTPYTGMEEVIVGVVGTLQFDVLEYRLKNEYGVELYMEGLPYEYLRWIENDTGEPIKEEQLILGTDVKLVEDYKGNQLLLFASQWSIHWVQDKNKDLTLTEFGGARDSQG; encoded by the coding sequence TTGTCCAAATACGAATCCGAAATCTCACGCCGCCGCACCTTTGCCATCATCTCCCATCCCGACGCCGGCAAGACCACCCTGACCGAGAAGTTCCTGCTCTACGGCGGAGCCATCGCCCAGGCCGGTGTGGTCAAGGGAAAAAAGAACAGCCGCGCCGCCACCTCCGACTGGATGGAGATCGAAAAGCAGCGCGGCATCTCCGTCACCTCCTCGGTCATGCAGTTCCAGTATGAGGGCTTCTGCATCAATATCTTGGACACCCCCGGTCACCAGGACTTCTCTGAGGACACGTACCGTACCCTCATGGCCGCCGATTCGGCCGTTATGGTCATTGACGCGGCCAAAGGCGTGGAGGCCCAGACCCGGAAGCTCTTCAAGGTGTGTGTGATGCGGGATATCCCCATCTTCACCTTTATCAATAAGATGGACCGGGAGGCCCGGGACCCCTTTGAGCTCTGCGAGGAGATCGAGAAGGAGCTGGGGATCGACACCTATGCGGTGAACTGGCCCATCGGCTGCGGCAAGGACTTCAAGGGCGTCTACGACCGGAACAAGCGGGAGATCATCCACTTCACCTCCAACGGCGGCGCCAGGCAGGCCACGGCGGTAGAGGTGGGCCTGGACGACCCGGAGCTGGACGGCCTGATCGGCCCTGCCTTCCGCACACAGCTCCAGGACGACATTGAGCTGCTGGACGGCGCTTCCTGTGACTTTGATATGGAGCGAGTGCGCCACGGAAAGCTCTCCCCCGTGTTCTTCGGCTCTGCCCTCACCAATTTCGGCGTGGAGCCCTTTCTGGAGGACTTCCTCCGCATGACCACGCCGCCCCTGCCCCGCCAGGCGGGGGAGGTGATCGTGGACTCCATGGACGACGAGTTCTCCGCCTTCGTCTTCAAGATCCAAGCCAATATGAACAAGGCCCACCGGGACCGTATCGCCTTTATGCGGGTGGTCTCCGGGCGCTTTGACGCGGACAGGGAGGTCTACCACGTTCAGGGCGGCAAGAAGATCAAGCTCTCCCGGCCCCAGCAGCTCATGGCCGCCGAGCGGGAGATCATTGAGGAGGCCTACGCCGGAGACATCATCGGCGTCTTTGACCCCGGGATCTTTTCCATTGGCGACACGCTGTGCGCGCCGGGGAAGAAGTTCCGCTTCGACCCCATCCCCACCTTTGCGCCTGAGCACTTCCGGCGGGTCCGACCTCTGGACACCATGAAGCGCAAGCAGTTTCTCAAGGGGATGGAGCAGATCGCCCAGGAGGGCGCCATTCAGATCTTCAAAACCCCCTATACCGGCATGGAGGAGGTCATCGTGGGCGTGGTGGGTACCCTCCAGTTCGACGTGCTGGAGTACCGGCTCAAAAACGAGTACGGGGTGGAGCTCTATATGGAGGGACTGCCCTACGAATATCTGCGCTGGATCGAAAACGACACCGGCGAGCCCATAAAGGAAGAGCAGCTCATTCTGGGCACCGACGTAAAGCTGGTGGAGGACTACAAGGGGAACCAGCTCCTCCTGTTCGCATCCCAGTGGTCCATCCACTGGGTCCAGGACAAGAACAAGGACCTGACCCTCACCGAGTTCGGCGGGGCCCGGGACAGCCAGGGCTGA
- a CDS encoding cell wall hydrolase, whose protein sequence is MTDLEILARIVQCEAGGEGEQGMKAVACVVMNRVHVDYGEYGRLATIREVIYQMGQFDCARETIRGKYNAQNIYNMSVEDIHYDIAEWAIAGNRLTNLGFALWYFNPFSPSCRPNFPSNVGEFMVRIGNHCFYNPTDAYADT, encoded by the coding sequence ATGACAGATTTGGAGATTTTGGCACGGATCGTCCAGTGTGAAGCTGGGGGAGAGGGGGAACAGGGGATGAAGGCCGTGGCCTGCGTGGTGATGAACCGGGTCCATGTGGACTACGGGGAGTACGGCAGGCTGGCGACGATCAGAGAGGTGATCTACCAGATGGGCCAGTTTGACTGTGCCCGGGAGACCATTCGAGGCAAATACAACGCCCAGAATATTTACAACATGTCCGTGGAGGACATCCACTACGACATTGCGGAGTGGGCCATAGCCGGGAACCGTCTGACCAACCTGGGCTTTGCCCTGTGGTATTTCAACCCCTTCAGTCCAAGCTGCCGGCCCAATTTCCCGTCCAATGTGGGGGAGTTCATGGTGCGCATTGGGAACCACTGTTTCTACAACCCCACCGACGCTTACGCGGATACATAG